From a region of the Daphnia pulicaria isolate SC F1-1A chromosome 1, SC_F0-13Bv2, whole genome shotgun sequence genome:
- the LOC124320761 gene encoding charged multivesicular body protein 6-B-like, producing MGNIFGNKKTTRITEQDKAVLQLKQQRDKLKQYQKKILTVIEKDKELARKLLREGKKERAKLLLKKKRYQEQLVEKTDKQLDTVEQLVHDLEFAQVEMEVLNSLKTGNESLKEVHKLFSIEDIEQIMEETKEGIKKQKEIDEILAGVLTAEDEEAVDMEFAEIIRQNLPDVPVSDSNISEVELPSVPTEEPKPKKEKIIRKPVPLSA from the exons ATGGGAAACATATTTGGTAACAAAAAGACAACTCGGATTACTGAACAAGATAAAGCAGTGTTG CAACTTAAACAACAAAGAGATAAACTCAAAcaatatcagaaaaaaattcttacagTTATTGAGAAAGACAAAGAACTAGCCCGGAAGCTTCTCAGAGAAGGGAAGAAAGA GCGAGCTAAACttctgttgaaaaagaaacggtATCAAGAACAACTAGTTGAGAAAACTGACAAGCAACTGGATACAGTTGAACAACTTGTTCATGATCTTGAATTTGCTCAAGTTGAAATGGAG GTTTTGAACAGCTTGAAAACTGGCAATGAATCTCTAAAGGAAGTCCATAAACTTTTCTCTATAGAGGATATCGAGCAAATTATGGAAGAAACTAAAGaaggaattaaaaaacaaaag gAAATTGATGAAATCTTAGCTGGAGTCTTGACAgctgaagatgaagaagccgTAGACATGGAGTTTGCTGAAATAATAAGGCAAAATCTACCGGATGTACCAGTGTCCGATTCCAATATTTCCGAAGTTGAACTGCCTTCTGTTCCCACAGAAGAACCAAAAcccaagaaagagaaaatcattCGAAAGCCTGTGCCATTATCAGCCTGA